The following nucleotide sequence is from Melioribacteraceae bacterium.
ATGACTCTTCAAGAAAAAAATAAAATTAGTCATCGCGCAAAAGCATTCAATCAACTCAAAGAAATTTTACTAACAACCGAGGTGTGAGATGAAAAAATCTCTTGTCTATTTAATTACTTTATTCCTTTTAATTTTTGCCGTCTCCTGTAGTGAAGATGACGGAGGACCGGATGATACAAATGACGGCGGATCAGCCCAAGAATATTATCCCGGAACGACAGGTTCCACTTTTAATTATCAGGGTTCAACTACTGATTCGAGCGGAACTAACCAATATACTCGTGATGTAAATTACGGGCCTCAGCAGACAGTTAATAATACCACTTATATTCAGCAGAATAATACTATCACAACTTTAGCAGGTGTTTCTACCGGCGATTTTCTATTCAGAAGAACTGATACTGGTATGTTTATCTACATTGATGCAACGATATTCTCTGAAATGCTTGATTCATCCGGTATCGATCCTTCGCTTGTGACAATCACAGCCGATCCTGAAATTAGATTAATCAGTTATCCGTTTGCTAACACTCCTCAATGGGATTCGTTTGTTGTTCGCGTAAGCGCATTTGGCGGTTTGATAAGCTTGGATGTCTTAAAAGTTACAGGAAATTATAGAGGACAAGAACAAGTCACCGTAATGCAGCAAAACATGACAGCTGAAAAAGTTGAATATGTTGCAACCATAAAAATTCCCGAATCAATTGAAGACATAGCAAATCCACAGACAATTACGGTAAATGCGACAGCATGGTTTGTAAAAGATGTTGGTCTTGTAAAATTAGAAGGTGCAGGTTTCTTAATTGGCGTTCTCGGTGGAGGGGATTTGGATATTGAAGACGAATCTGCTACAGCTTCTGAAGTTTTAGTAAATTATAGCATTAAGTAGCTATAGTTTTTCCGCTATAACTACCTGAACTATTCCGAAGGTTAGGGAAAAAGTTTGAATGTTTGAAAATCCGGCTTTTGTCAGTAGTTCAGGTAGGTCTATTTTTTCATCAAACTCATTTACTGATTCCGGTAAATAAGTGTAGGCTTCTTTATCCTTCGAAATTATTTTCCCGATAAATGGCAATACTTTATCAAAATAGAATGAATACAATTTTCTAATAAGAAAGTGTTTGGGAAGTCTGAATTCAAGAATTGTCACTTTACCGTTAAGCTTTAGTATTCTGAAAAAAGATTTAAATCCCGTTAAAATATCATAGAAATTTCTAACACCGAATGCGACTGTAATATTTGTGAAAGAATTATCCTTAAACGGAATATCTTCGGCAACGGTTTGAACGATATTTCCCTTGCTCCATTCTCTTTTCTGGTTAAAGAGTTTCAACATATTAATCGAAAGATCAGCCCCGATTATATTATTAACCTCCATTTTGTTTGCAGCAATCGCAAAATCACCCGTACCGCATGCGACATCTAGAAGTTTAGCCTCTTTATTTATTTGCGTTAACTTTAGAGATTTATTCCGCCAATAAAAATCAATCCCCAAACTCAAAAAATGATTTAGGAAATCATATCTTTTTGATATATCGTCAAAAATTCTTTTTACTCTTTTTTTCTTATCCATAAGCCAATAAATTGTTCACTTGAAAATACACTACTTAATTGGTAATTTTTTCAAAACGAAATTAGGGAAAATATGCAAAGATACATAGATGCAATCCGAAAAAATGTTTGTGCGATCTGCGTTGATTCAACCGAAGAAGGTGATTGTACATTATCTACAAAAGAACTTTGTGCCGTTGAATATTATTTACCAAGAATTCTCGAAGTTGTTCAAAATACAGATTCCGATGATTTATCTGTTTACCACGAAAAATTGAAAGATACTATCTGTGCAGAATGTAAAGCTTCACAAGATCGAGATCATTGTTATTTAAGAGATGACGCTAATTGTTCGCTGGATAGATATTTCTCTATCATTGTTGAAACTATTAAAAAAGTTGATGCCGGATTGGTCTAATTACTATCCAGATAAAATCTTTCATCACCTCTAAAATCCATCCACCAATTATAAATATATTTGCCAAGCCATAAGGTAAACATCATAAATACGGCTCCGGCAATTAAATCAATAACATAATGATATCTCAAATAAACTGTTGCTATGATGAGTAAAGTTCCATTTGGAATGAAAAAATATCTTGAACGACTCTTAAACTTTATAGATAAATACATTACGAGTAGAGTCATTTGAGTATGCCCGCTTGGGAATGCATCCCTTTGCACAACTGCCGCCGGATTCGGTGTTCCGTAGGGAATTGACTCCCCCGAATTAACGATTTCTCTTAAAAAATTAGTGAACCAAAGTCCCGGAAGTTCAACATTTTTCAACTCAAAGTCATGCAAAGTAAATCTTGGTCCGATTGCGGGTAAAAGTAAATATCCGATATAGGAGAGGAAGAAGCCAAGCACTATAATAAATGCCATGTAATAAAGTTCGCGCTTTTTATCTTTGATAAGCAGACTAATTCCGAGTATAATCGGGAGAAAGAAAAATGTTCCATAAACAATTTGTAAGAGCTCGGTTAAAAATGGATTACTGAATTGATCGAGGAAGTGTGTCGGATCACCACCGAATAGGAATCGGTCGAATTCTATTAATATGTAATCATATATCTTCCCTCTTATCGGATCAACAAGAAAGTATAGTTCCTTAAAAACCAAAAGTATGGTTGGAACTAAATACCAAAATCGTAATTGATGAGTGAAAGCATTCCGGCGATTTTCGTCAAAGTAAGCAACTGTAAAAACAAAGAGCTGAAAGAAAATATTGATTAGAACAATTTCTTTCCAATGGAAAACTCTTTCATTGAAAAGAATTGCGAGAAGTGAAATAAATGTTGTGAAAACTACAACAAGAAGATCGGTCGCATTTAAATTTATAATTAATTTTTTTGCTTTATTCATTGAACCAAAAATAGAGAAACTAGTGTAAGATAGATTATAAGTCCTAAAATATCATTCATCGTAGTGACGAATGGACCGGTCGCAATTGCCGGATCAACTCCGAATTTCTTAAAACCAATTGGAATTATGGCTCCGACCATTGTAGCGTTCGTCATGATTACAAATAAAGCTACTGTCAACACAAAAGAAAACCTTATTTCATTTTCAAAAAAGAAATGAGAAACTAACAACAAGATAGCACCGCAAACAGTCGCGTTAATTAAAGCCACTCTAAATTCTTTAAATAATCTACTGAAACTATCGCTAATCCAAAATTCGCTTTCAGTAAGACTTTTAACCATAACAATAGCAGCCTGAGTTCCAGTACTTCCACCCATTGCCATCACAATTGGAATGAAAAAAGTTGCGATGATCATTTTTTCTAATGAAGCTTCAAAAGATGCAAGCACAACCGCACTTAGCATTTGACCTATTAATGCAACTACTAACCATGGTAAACGAATTCTTGAAATCCTGAATGAGCTATCGCTATATTCTTCTTCTTCGGATAAACCTGCTATACGTTGTAAATCTTCGCTTGCTTCCTCGTTAATAACATCAACAACGTCATCGATGGTAATTCTGCCAAGCATAATCATATTCTCATCAACTACGGGTATGGCAACAAGATCATATTTTTCTATAATTCTTGCGACTTCTTCCTGATCAACATCCGGAGTTACGTATAACAAATCTTCTTCCATTACACCGGAAAGCGGTTTGTCCAATGGATTTGTTAAAAGAGATTTAAGAGAAACGGTTCCGACAAGTTTGTGATCATCTTTCAGTACATAGATATAGTAGATGTTATCAATTTCTTCGGCATTTTTTCTTACTTCTTCAATTGCATCTTTTACCAACTGACTTTCATAAACAAATATGAAGTCACTGTTCATTATACCGCCGGCAGAATCCTCGGGGTATTTTAATAGTTGTTTTACATCTTCGGAATATTCTTTGTCAATTTTGTCAAGAACATGTTCTTGAATTTGTTCGGGAAGATCGCTTACTATGTCGGTAGCGTCATCTGAATCTAATTGATCAACGATGTTTACGATGTGATCTGTTTCAATTTCTGCGAGAAGTTTTTCTCTGAGATTCTCATCTAATTCGGTTAATACTTCGCCGGCAGTTTCGTGATCTAATAGTTTAAAAGTATAAACGGCATCTTCAAAATCTAAGTGATTAATAATCTCGCCAAGATCGGCAGGGTGCAAATCCGCAAGAATAGATAATAGATTTTTATCCGCTTGATTCTCTATTAGTGTTGAAATATTCTCAAAAATTTCGGAATCAAATTTTGAGAGATCTCGGATATCTTTATTTTCGGTTTCTTCAATCATTTATCTGTTTCTTAAAGAATTCATAGATCTTTAAATAATCACTTATGATTAATTCTTCAGCCCTTTTTGTGAGTTCTACCGGAAAGGAATCAAATTTATAAGCACTTAATATACTATTACTATAGGAATTTTTTAAATTTTTTCTTCTATTACCGAATGCACCCTTTACGGTATTTATAAATAATTTATTATCAAAGGATTCTTTGATACGATTAGCTGTCAATTTAATTATTGCTGAATCTACTTTCGGTTTCGGATAAAATACTGTAGGAGGAACTTTAAAACAGAGCTCTACATTAAAAAAATGATTTAAAATAACCGAAAGTATTCCATATTCTTTTGTTCTTGGTTTCGCGATTATGCGTTGCGCGACTTCAAATTGAACCATAAAAAGTGCATCACTAACTGAATCTAAGTTGTCAATTAGCTTAAATAAAATTGGTGAAGTTATGTTATACGGAATATTACCGATTATGCGGAGTTTCTTTTCATTACCAAATTCGTCTAAATTTATTTTCAAAAAATCTTTGTTTATGAACTGAACATTTTGAAATTTTTCTTTTAATTCATCGATAACTCGTTTATCAATTTCTACGGCATAAACAGTCGCTCCGGTTTTATTTAATTGTTCCGTTAGCACACCTCTGCCCGGACCAATTTCAATAATTACATTTTCGTGAGTCGGAGCAAACTCACTTATAATTTTTTTTACGATATTTTGATCAACTAGATAATTTTGACCAAATCTTTTTAGTGGTTTTGGATGTTGTTTCAAAGTAATTCTTTATCTTTTTTATTATTATTCAATTTAAGTATTTTGTTGAATAAATGGGCTAAGTTTGTTTACAACCGATTCTATAATAAATACACTGCAAAAAATTGTTGCTAACCGTGTTATAATTGACCGTGTCCTAAAAATTGCAATAGCTTTTGGTTTATTGATATTTTTGGTTGGTTACATTTCCATAACTGAAATTGCTGCGGCATTTTCGGAGGCAAATTATTCTTACATTTTATATGCTTCACTTTTATCTCTAGTAAATATATTTCTTCAAGCATACAAGTGGAAATTAGTTCTGAACCTGTCATTGGGTGAAATTTCTTTTGTACGTGTACTTGGTTCTTATTTTAGTGGGATCTCATCAGGATTATCAACCCCAGCAAGAATCGGTGAATTTATTGGTCGTGCTATTCCATTAAAGGAATTTAATTTTTTTGATGTTACTATCGTGTCATTTATTGACAAGATCATTAATATGCTTGTCATTACTTTTTTCGGATCGATAGCATCGGTTTTATTTTATCGTACTCTTAATGCTTCACATTTTTATGTTGATATTCCGTTGTTGATAAGTATTATCGTAATATTTTCTCTGTTCATTTATCTGTTGTTCACTAATGGTTTTTTCGTAGCGATTATAAGACGAAAATTTAAGTCGAATGAAAAAGTTCTGAATAAAATAAAAATTGTAGATAAGTTTTTATCCCAGAGCTATAAAGGGAAACTCCAAATATTTTCGATTAACGTTTTATTCTTACTTGTTATTCTCTTGCAATTTGCTCTTCTTGTAAACGCTTTTGCTGAGTTCTCGAATTATTATCAGTTAATGATAATTGCTTCGCTAATCTTATTTGCTACAACCGTAGTTCTTCCTTTTTCATTTGGCGATTTGGGTGTGCGAGAAGGTGCGGCATCTTATTTAATTGCACTAGTAGGACTTGCCCCTGCAATTGGTTTTAATTCTGCTTTAGTTCTTTTTGTTGTCAACGTTATTCTTCCAGCAATAATTGGATTACTATTTTTAGTCAAGAAGAAGTAATGACAATATTATTTATTCTACTTGGTTTGATTACAATTCACTATGTATATTTTATTTCCCAAGTATATTTTGGTTTAAGAAAATTAACGAGGAACGAAAAGCATTTCCAATTCAACGAAAAACTATCCGTAATCATCCCTTTACGGGATGAAGCCAAAAATGTTGAAAGTCTCTGCAAAAGTTTGAAAAATCAGTCACTTGCCAAGGAGTTTTACGAAATTATATTTGTAAATGATAATTCGAATGATGAAACTTTAGTGAATCTTGAGGCTCATCAACCAACGAACTCAAGGATACTTAATCTTACTGGAAGTAAATCAGAATCCGCGCGTAAAAAGAAAGCATTAATAGAAGGAATCAAGCAATCCAAAAACGACATTATCATTGTTACCGATGCAGATTGCTATCATAATCCAAGTTGGCTTGAAACTATGACAAAGTATTTTGACGATCAAACAGCTGTGGTCGCAGGTCCTGTTGATTTTGAAACGGATGGAAAATTCTTTTCTGCTTTTCAACGAATTGAATATGCCGGATTAATTTTAACAGGTGCCGGTCTAATTGGAATTGGAAAGCCGACAATATGTTCAGCTGCAAATCTTGCTTATAGAAAGAAAGTTTTTGAGGAAGTCGGCGGCTTTGATGACCAACTTAATTTTACTTCGGGCGATGATGATATGCTTATTCAAAAAATAGCACTTGAAACAACTTATAAGATTAATTTTGCTTATGATAAAAAAGCACTAATTAAGACACAGCCCAAACAAAAACCGGAAGAATTTCTTGAACAACGAAAAAGGTGGGCAAGTAAAAGCATTTTCTACAGAAACAATAGTTTGGTTGTGACAATAATATTACTCTTTCTATTTTATATTTCATTACCGCTACAACTTTTCGGTGGAATCTTTCTTAATTCATTTTTGCTGATTTCATTTTTAATTTCATTTGTAAATAAAATTGTCGTGGAATATATGGTTATGAATTTTGGAGCGAATTCATTGTATGACAGAAAAATGCTGAGAATATTTTTTATAGCCGAGATTTTACAAATTCCGTATATAATCTATTCTGCGATTGGAGGATTATTTGGGAATTTCCGTTGGAAAGGAGACAAAGTTAAAAGATGAGAAAAATATTTTATACTCCTCCTAAAATCATTCGTAGGCTTTTCCCTCATACAATTTGGGAAACCGAAAACCAAAGAGTATTGCTAACTTTTGATGACGGACCGAATATTGAAACTACTGAGCAAATTTTAAGGAAACTTAGTGAACATAAAATTAAGGCTGCTTTTTTTTGTTTAGGTGAAAATATTGTTAAGAATATTTCATTAACAAAAGAAATTTTAGCAGATGAACATTTAGTTGGGTCTCATGGTTGGGATCATACGAAGATTACAAAAATGGGCACACCGGAGCTAATTGCAGATATTAAAAAAAATATTGAACATGTTTCAGAACAATTAAATTATAATATAAAATATTTTCGTCCGCCGTATGGTAAAATTTATCCACCTCAAACAAAAATTATATATCAGTTAGGATTAAAAACTGTAATGTGGTCGATAATGACTTATGATTTTCAAAATGATTTTTCCAAAGTTAAATTTGCAATCGATAATTTTTTGCATAATAATTCAATCATTGTATTACACGATTCACTCAAATCAAAAGATATTATTGATCAGTCAATTGATTATGTGGTTGAATCGACTTTCAAAAAAGGTTTTAATTTCGGATTACCTGAAGAATGTTTGAAATAATTTTTATTACAATTATAGTTTTATATACCTTCCAAACTTTTCTTTTCATCATTGGTGCGAAGAAAAAGTTCAATAAAATTAATGAAACTGAGTTGCCGACTATAAGTATCATCGTTGCCGCAAGAAATGAATCGAATAATATTGTCGATTGTATGGACTCACTTTCAAAATTGGAATATCCCCACGATAAAATGGAAATCATTCTAGTAAATGATCATTCAACAGATGATACCGGTAAGTTGATAAATGATTTCATCAAGGATAAACCATTATTTAAATACTTAGAACCTCAAGCCGAACTTGGTTCCTTAAAAGGGAAAACAAACGCATTAGCAAACGCAATTAAAATTTCTAATGGTGAAGTTATTCTTACAACGGATGCCGATTGTATGGTTTCTCCGACTTGGGCGAAGGAATTGGCTTCCTACTATCACAGTGATGTTGCGATGGTTTGCGGTTTTACTGATCAAGTTAATGATACATTGTTTGGTGGTATGCAATCCGTTGATTTTATTTACCTATTGATGGTTGCTGGTGGAGTTATGAATCTCGGGAAACCATTAAGTTGTATAGGAAATAATATGTCCTACAGAAGATCAGTTTATGAAGAAGTGGGAGGATATGAAGCTTTACCGTTTTCTGTTACTGAAGATTTTAATTTATTAATGGCAATGCACTATTTAAAGAAATATAAAATTATTTATCCGATGACAGCTGAAGGAATGGTTACTTCAAAACCTTGTCCAAATTGGAAATCGTTAATGCGACAGAAAAAAAGATGGGGAGTTGGCGGTTTAAAAAGTGATCTCACCGGATACAGCGTAATGGCAACCGGGTTTATAGCCCATTTAATGATGATACTAACACCTTTCTTTTTCACACCACTATCTTTATATTTGTCACTTTTCAAATTTGCTATAGATTTTTTTGCACTCAAAGGTGTGCATGAAAAACTAAGGTTAAAATTATCGTTTAAGCATTTCATCTTATTTGAGATGTATTTTATTTTCTACGTGCTTCTTCTTCCATTTCTTACATTACCAAATCAAAAAGTAGTTTGGAAAGGAAGAGTTTATAATTAATAGGATTTTTATGA
It contains:
- a CDS encoding polysaccharide deacetylase family protein, translating into MRKIFYTPPKIIRRLFPHTIWETENQRVLLTFDDGPNIETTEQILRKLSEHKIKAAFFCLGENIVKNISLTKEILADEHLVGSHGWDHTKITKMGTPELIADIKKNIEHVSEQLNYNIKYFRPPYGKIYPPQTKIIYQLGLKTVMWSIMTYDFQNDFSKVKFAIDNFLHNNSIIVLHDSLKSKDIIDQSIDYVVESTFKKGFNFGLPEECLK
- a CDS encoding glycosyltransferase, which translates into the protein MTILFILLGLITIHYVYFISQVYFGLRKLTRNEKHFQFNEKLSVIIPLRDEAKNVESLCKSLKNQSLAKEFYEIIFVNDNSNDETLVNLEAHQPTNSRILNLTGSKSESARKKKALIEGIKQSKNDIIIVTDADCYHNPSWLETMTKYFDDQTAVVAGPVDFETDGKFFSAFQRIEYAGLILTGAGLIGIGKPTICSAANLAYRKKVFEEVGGFDDQLNFTSGDDDMLIQKIALETTYKINFAYDKKALIKTQPKQKPEEFLEQRKRWASKSIFYRNNSLVVTIILLFLFYISLPLQLFGGIFLNSFLLISFLISFVNKIVVEYMVMNFGANSLYDRKMLRIFFIAEILQIPYIIYSAIGGLFGNFRWKGDKVKR
- a CDS encoding lysylphosphatidylglycerol synthase transmembrane domain-containing protein gives rise to the protein MFTTDSIINTLQKIVANRVIIDRVLKIAIAFGLLIFLVGYISITEIAAAFSEANYSYILYASLLSLVNIFLQAYKWKLVLNLSLGEISFVRVLGSYFSGISSGLSTPARIGEFIGRAIPLKEFNFFDVTIVSFIDKIINMLVITFFGSIASVLFYRTLNASHFYVDIPLLISIIVIFSLFIYLLFTNGFFVAIIRRKFKSNEKVLNKIKIVDKFLSQSYKGKLQIFSINVLFLLVILLQFALLVNAFAEFSNYYQLMIIASLILFATTVVLPFSFGDLGVREGAASYLIALVGLAPAIGFNSALVLFVVNVILPAIIGLLFLVKKK
- the mgtE gene encoding magnesium transporter, translating into MIEETENKDIRDLSKFDSEIFENISTLIENQADKNLLSILADLHPADLGEIINHLDFEDAVYTFKLLDHETAGEVLTELDENLREKLLAEIETDHIVNIVDQLDSDDATDIVSDLPEQIQEHVLDKIDKEYSEDVKQLLKYPEDSAGGIMNSDFIFVYESQLVKDAIEEVRKNAEEIDNIYYIYVLKDDHKLVGTVSLKSLLTNPLDKPLSGVMEEDLLYVTPDVDQEEVARIIEKYDLVAIPVVDENMIMLGRITIDDVVDVINEEASEDLQRIAGLSEEEEYSDSSFRISRIRLPWLVVALIGQMLSAVVLASFEASLEKMIIATFFIPIVMAMGGSTGTQAAIVMVKSLTESEFWISDSFSRLFKEFRVALINATVCGAILLLVSHFFFENEIRFSFVLTVALFVIMTNATMVGAIIPIGFKKFGVDPAIATGPFVTTMNDILGLIIYLTLVSLFLVQ
- a CDS encoding phosphatase PAP2 family protein, with translation MNKAKKLIINLNATDLLVVVFTTFISLLAILFNERVFHWKEIVLINIFFQLFVFTVAYFDENRRNAFTHQLRFWYLVPTILLVFKELYFLVDPIRGKIYDYILIEFDRFLFGGDPTHFLDQFSNPFLTELLQIVYGTFFFLPIILGISLLIKDKKRELYYMAFIIVLGFFLSYIGYLLLPAIGPRFTLHDFELKNVELPGLWFTNFLREIVNSGESIPYGTPNPAAVVQRDAFPSGHTQMTLLVMYLSIKFKSRSRYFFIPNGTLLIIATVYLRYHYVIDLIAGAVFMMFTLWLGKYIYNWWMDFRGDERFYLDSN
- the ubiE gene encoding bifunctional demethylmenaquinone methyltransferase/2-methoxy-6-polyprenyl-1,4-benzoquinol methylase UbiE; amino-acid sequence: MDKKKRVKRIFDDISKRYDFLNHFLSLGIDFYWRNKSLKLTQINKEAKLLDVACGTGDFAIAANKMEVNNIIGADLSINMLKLFNQKREWSKGNIVQTVAEDIPFKDNSFTNITVAFGVRNFYDILTGFKSFFRILKLNGKVTILEFRLPKHFLIRKLYSFYFDKVLPFIGKIISKDKEAYTYLPESVNEFDEKIDLPELLTKAGFSNIQTFSLTFGIVQVVIAEKL
- the rsmA gene encoding 16S rRNA (adenine(1518)-N(6)/adenine(1519)-N(6))-dimethyltransferase RsmA, giving the protein MKQHPKPLKRFGQNYLVDQNIVKKIISEFAPTHENVIIEIGPGRGVLTEQLNKTGATVYAVEIDKRVIDELKEKFQNVQFINKDFLKINLDEFGNEKKLRIIGNIPYNITSPILFKLIDNLDSVSDALFMVQFEVAQRIIAKPRTKEYGILSVILNHFFNVELCFKVPPTVFYPKPKVDSAIIKLTANRIKESFDNKLFINTVKGAFGNRRKNLKNSYSNSILSAYKFDSFPVELTKRAEELIISDYLKIYEFFKKQIND
- a CDS encoding glycosyltransferase translates to MFEIIFITIIVLYTFQTFLFIIGAKKKFNKINETELPTISIIVAARNESNNIVDCMDSLSKLEYPHDKMEIILVNDHSTDDTGKLINDFIKDKPLFKYLEPQAELGSLKGKTNALANAIKISNGEVILTTDADCMVSPTWAKELASYYHSDVAMVCGFTDQVNDTLFGGMQSVDFIYLLMVAGGVMNLGKPLSCIGNNMSYRRSVYEEVGGYEALPFSVTEDFNLLMAMHYLKKYKIIYPMTAEGMVTSKPCPNWKSLMRQKKRWGVGGLKSDLTGYSVMATGFIAHLMMILTPFFFTPLSLYLSLFKFAIDFFALKGVHEKLRLKLSFKHFILFEMYFIFYVLLLPFLTLPNQKVVWKGRVYN